In Hamadaea flava, a genomic segment contains:
- the kdpF gene encoding K(+)-transporting ATPase subunit F, giving the protein MSASNVAGLVLAVVLAAFLVFALIKPEKF; this is encoded by the coding sequence GTGAGCGCGTCGAACGTGGCCGGCCTGGTCCTCGCGGTCGTGCTGGCGGCATTCCTGGTTTTCGCCCTCATCAAACCGGAGAAGTTTTAG